A window of the Motilibacter rhizosphaerae genome harbors these coding sequences:
- a CDS encoding sensor histidine kinase, with the protein MTWTQQWAPTRRLAPSTWLTLAALPLMAALALTTADGPRSVPLIGALVVVAWLPLTLRSRHPWAVLVAVGALDTAGIAAAGHAHPPSTIVPVATILALGTVATRFSSNLVWAATASVIAVQLGAAVVQHPSGSDWLYLNWPILATVVGRLVKERKERIEAADLRAENAERTKVAEAERRVTAERVRIAHELHDVLAHHIALVNAQASVAQYLLERDPAAAAEALDGIAANSSAAMEELRATLGLLRDRDAEHDSDRRPPAPTLDQLDRLLATFTDAGLRLTCTRRGTPRPLTGPAEVALYRIVQEALTNATKHAPGAQVELTIEWTDHGVDLTVLNTPPTHGGALVDKGTGHGLVGIRERAAAAEGLATAGPSADGGFRVRAHLPLRGAPASGSVAPLPDTATP; encoded by the coding sequence ATGACGTGGACGCAGCAGTGGGCGCCGACGCGCCGCCTAGCGCCTTCGACCTGGCTGACGCTGGCGGCGCTGCCCCTGATGGCGGCGCTGGCCCTCACCACCGCTGACGGCCCGCGGTCGGTGCCCCTGATCGGCGCGCTCGTCGTCGTCGCCTGGCTGCCGCTCACCCTCCGTTCGCGCCACCCCTGGGCGGTACTCGTCGCCGTCGGCGCACTCGACACCGCCGGCATCGCGGCCGCAGGTCACGCGCACCCGCCGAGCACGATCGTCCCGGTCGCGACGATCCTCGCGCTCGGCACCGTCGCCACACGCTTCTCGTCGAACCTGGTCTGGGCCGCGACCGCCTCGGTCATCGCCGTCCAGCTCGGCGCCGCCGTGGTGCAGCACCCCTCGGGTTCGGACTGGCTCTACCTCAACTGGCCCATCCTCGCGACCGTGGTAGGACGACTTGTGAAGGAGCGGAAGGAGAGGATCGAGGCCGCCGACCTCCGAGCGGAGAACGCCGAGCGCACGAAGGTCGCGGAGGCCGAGCGGCGCGTCACGGCCGAACGCGTGCGCATCGCCCACGAGCTGCACGACGTCCTCGCGCACCACATAGCGCTGGTGAACGCGCAAGCGAGCGTCGCCCAGTACCTGCTCGAGCGTGACCCGGCCGCCGCCGCGGAAGCGCTCGACGGGATCGCCGCCAACAGCAGTGCCGCGATGGAGGAACTCCGCGCGACCCTCGGGCTCCTGAGGGACAGGGACGCTGAGCACGACAGCGACCGCCGGCCGCCCGCTCCCACCCTCGACCAGCTCGACCGCCTGCTCGCAACCTTCACGGACGCCGGACTCCGGCTCACATGCACACGGCGGGGAACGCCGCGGCCCCTCACCGGACCTGCCGAGGTCGCCCTCTACCGGATAGTCCAGGAGGCCCTGACCAACGCGACGAAGCACGCGCCCGGAGCGCAGGTGGAACTCACGATCGAGTGGACCGACCACGGCGTCGACCTCACCGTCCTGAACACCCCGCCGACGCACGGCGGCGCACTCGTCGACAAGGGCACAGGACACGGGCTCGTGGGCATTCGGGAGCGAGCGGCCGCCGCCGAGGGCCTCGCCACCGCCGGCCCGAGCGCCGACGGCGGGTTCCGCGTGCGGGCGCACTTGCCGCTGCGCGGCGCCCCCGCGTCCGGCAGCGTCGCCCCGCTCCCCGACACGGCCACCCCATGA